TTAGTGGGGGACAACACAAGTATTTCCTTTAGGGCTTCAGGCATTGTTCATGACGTCTTACTTGCCCTGTCAGATCGTCCTCCTATACTTATCACGTAGCTGCAGGTGGCGTTATTTACTTTATTGGCCCAAATTTCTGGTGTGCGTCACTTCTTCACATCATTGTTTTCCGTTTGCAGCACCTTCATGCATGCAAGCCACCGGAGATTGCTGCAACTGTTGCAAGGCAACACTCGCAGTTGTGTTGTAAATTATTTAACATGATCTGTGAGCGTATATGTTCCTTTTGAAAGCTTAGTATCATACAATTTTGCGCAGGGGCCAACGTCTGGATCATCAACATGTGGCCAGAGGACAGCAGTCCAGCGCTTCACATTTTTCACTTCGCGTTTGCCGTTGGCTCGCTGGTGGCTCCTCTCATAGTCAAGCCATTTCTATCTCGCGGAGGCGCCGACAACTCAAACTTTTTACGGGAAGTGGCCAACCTGAGCTATAGCTTTGAACCGACATACAACGAGACTGGCAGCCAGTCCTCCGCAGTCAAGACTCTGTCCGACGAAGGGGCTGTTGAGGGGTCAGGCGAAAGCACAGTATACTACGCATTTGCGATTGTCAGCGCGTTCTATTTGTTTCTGGTCCTCTCGATGGCACTTCTTTACTGCGTCGACAACTCTGACTTCAGACGGCGGCCAGCGAGAGGACTGGACGGAAGTGAGGCGAAGGGCAGCGAAAAACGGGAAGACGTCCGCTACAGCCGGATCTCGTTGGCGCTGCTGAGCGTTTTCGAGTGCGTATACGTCGCACTCGAGTGCACGACTTCTCAAATGCTGACCACCTTTGCAGTCAAGAGCGACCTGCACTTTTCCAAACCGGACGCATCTCGGGTAGTCGCGGTGTACTTCTTTTTCTTCGCTGCGAGCAGACTGGTCGCGGCGATAGTAGCCATGAAAGTATCTTCATTAGTCACGCTTATCTTCACGCATGCTGTTCTCGTGGCCACGTCAGCAGCCATGACGGTGTGGTGCTCCAGTAACGCACTCGTGCTCTGGGTGGGCAGTGCAATCACGGGATTTGGCCAAGGACCAATCAAGGCCGCGGTTGTCGCATGGACTGCTGAATACATTAGCATTAGCAACAAAATGATGTCGGTGGTCGTGGTCACGGGCAGCATCGGCAACCTCGCGCCGGCACTTCTAGTCGGACAGTTTATTGACCGCAGTCCCGATTCGTTCCTCTACGTGTCCCTGGGTGCTGTTTTGCTGTCTGTAGTCATATTTCTAGTCATGTATGCTTACATGAGCAGGAGGCGACTTTTAAAGTCACACGCCGACGTTCAAATCACTGCAGGTGCGGAGAAACCAGGGGACATGCCTTTGCTTTAGCATTCTGCTAAATATGCGATGTCGTTAGACACTTACAGCTTTTAGAATGCGCCTCATATGTTTACACATATATACTAATATTTATACTTCGGCGACCGAAACACAACGAGTAATCATACCTCTGAAGCATTCATTAAACACTGCACGTGCATGCTTTGtacgcacacaaaaaaataaaattgtatTTCATTTGATTGACAGAATGAATCCGCGGTTAGGGCGAACGTCTCAAAGCAACACAATGGTAAAGGAAAACGCATCCGTTGAAAACTACAAATTAATATGTATCCATGAATGCTCACGCAAATCTCCATAcaatagtgcttttttttttaaatcccgcCCCGCCGTATTGTGGCCGTTGCTGCCTGACAGTAAGCCGGGAAGCTTGTGATTAGTGCCGTTTTCAAATGGAAACTCTTTCGATAGCGTCGCGCAACACGCACGCAAAGTGGTAGGTAACAAGAACATGTGGTCGTGTTCGCCTAGAGTACTTGGGCACACTTGTTacctctggctaaagttagcaggCACACCCTATATACAGCACAACGTCACTTCCTGCTACCCACACCTGCGAATAAGCAGTTTGCTCGTCCCTGTTTTAAGTGATGCTGCTCCAGTAGGGATCGTTACCACCTTGTTCAATTTGTGACCGCAATGAACCCTCGTAATTTACGTCATGGCATCAAAGCTGCCAACAGCAGGACGCTGGCACCTAAACTCTCGTATGCCACCTCACGGCTCTCAAGAGTCGAACAGTCGCCGAGAACCCTTCGTACGCTGCTTCAAGGCAGGAAGGCTGCCAGGAGCTCGAAACTGGCCGATTATTTTTTGTACGCTACCTCCAAACAACAAACCTGCCAGATCAGCAAACTGGCCAATAAATCAgcggtaacaaagtgatgagttGCGCTAGATGGTAGTTCATTGCTTTGCGCTATGTACCACACACACTAACGGCGACAATAGAGGAACGCTGACTAGGAAGGATGACACAAACTTACACGAAGAACCAGAATCTTCGCGTCATCTTCTGTCTTCCTTCCAGTGTTGCTCTTGTCCCCGGTATTGTTTTCCGTACATAGTGCAAGAACAATGAAGAACTTATATTAAGGCAATGCGTTGCAGCTAGTGCTTGGTATGCCATAATTCGTTCGTGTTTATGTGGTTTGTCCGTCTTAACTCTGCAGCACTGTATTCGAACAACGAAGGAATCCTCGTGCACTGCCTGAGGCATAATGTACCATACGAGGTTTTACTGATCGGTGTCATGCTGCTAAGCTCACAAACCAGTGAACACAAAAACTAATGCACATCACGTGCCCGCGAAAATTCGGGAGAGAGCAGATGAAAAGTAGTTCTCGAGTGTGCATTTCTAactttttgtgcgtgcgtgcgtgcggatGAAAGCAACGGTTGTCACCCACGAGAGAGTAGCACTTTGTCACAAAAGCGAAATCTTCGCACTTGAATAATTCGTCCTGGTCTAGGGATCAAACCTGGGATCAACTCCTGGGGCGGCCGCTTTATGCCATCTCAGCTAACCACGGAGACAATTCAGAGCAACGCCAAATTAATGTAGCCCTCGAAGCACAGGGACACCGGATGTGGCAAACGCGCAGGCGGAGGAAGTTTGCAGAAATGGAATATTCTCGCACAGCCGAGAGTAACACATGGAAATATGATGGCACGGAGCTTGATCCTCAGAGCGGGCCGAATGTTTCTTGAACTGCGACGCTTTCTTTTTAAAATGCCCTCCTCACCGAGTTTCGACAATGTAAACAGAAAAGCGCGGCGCGTAGATCACGTTGTGACAATCGTGTCTGCTAAATAGTGAATGACTGCAAGGCACAAAACCTGCTGAAACCTTAAACAGAAGCCCGAGCGCCCTTTCTCTCAAGGGAAACCCACTTCCTGGCGGAGGTTCAGGATCACACGGACAGATGCCTCTGCATATAAGAAGCACTACGCGTAACGTCGCCCTGTATAGCACGTGACCGCGGTagaccatccaatgcagaacgCGCAATACCGTCACCCGTCACTGGGAGTGCGCCGCCAAGAGAAAAGAAGCGAGAAAAAAGGGTAGAAGGACTCGCAACGTAAACGTGCCGCGGTCCCTCAGCTACAGTAT
Above is a genomic segment from Dermacentor andersoni chromosome 8, qqDerAnde1_hic_scaffold, whole genome shotgun sequence containing:
- the LOC126529338 gene encoding sodium-dependent glucose transporter 1A-like, yielding MDDSIAEDTLTPVALSPRSPASVPEAPRPYAPIPRTENCGAPEKSFSPRVRLWLNLGRTCNVSLGNLGMGLITALAGVALLDLGEIYGTNISTISHLITTRSVGGLLGSLLGGKLYDTYNTQLTSILMLLLTSVTVLMVPLSGVLLVAHVMVFFMGLSLGAFGTGANVWIINMWPEDSSPALHIFHFAFAVGSLVAPLIVKPFLSRGGADNSNFLREVANLSYSFEPTYNETGSQSSAVKTLSDEGAVEGSGESTVYYAFAIVSAFYLFLVLSMALLYCVDNSDFRRRPARGLDGSEAKGSEKREDVRYSRISLALLSVFECVYVALECTTSQMLTTFAVKSDLHFSKPDASRVVAVYFFFFAASRLVAAIVAMKVSSLVTLIFTHAVLVATSAAMTVWCSSNALVLWVGSAITGFGQGPIKAAVVAWTAEYISISNKMMSVVVVTGSIGNLAPALLVGQFIDRSPDSFLYVSLGAVLLSVVIFLVMYAYMSRRRLLKSHADVQITAGAEKPGDMPLL